In a single window of the Acinetobacter sp. CS-2 genome:
- a CDS encoding universal stress protein — MKRVIACIDSSPCVNAVAEAAAWVAKQTQRELVLLQVLDYYPASYHLGEISGVIGFESNAMLLKELAELEQKQSELALDYSNNLLTHISDMIQQKYEISTSHLQEKGDFLEQSFHVLKEDDIAIIGRVGEHSAERNKPIGSNVENFIRGAKCTVMTVGEQFKPPTRFIFAYEYSPTCINLMKRVAQSDLLRLLQCHLLYVGDHPEILNEPSQYLRDAGMDVVTEYRYGDVSENILEYQSEHGIQLILLGAFSHSKIRQFFLGSVATSIFRNSTVPLLVVK; from the coding sequence ATGAAACGTGTAATCGCTTGTATTGATTCTTCTCCATGTGTAAATGCAGTGGCTGAAGCTGCGGCATGGGTTGCAAAGCAGACACAACGTGAATTGGTACTATTACAGGTTTTAGATTATTACCCGGCTAGTTATCATTTGGGGGAAATTAGTGGGGTGATCGGGTTTGAAAGTAATGCAATGTTACTGAAAGAACTGGCAGAACTTGAACAAAAACAAAGTGAACTGGCACTGGATTACAGCAATAATCTTTTAACCCATATTTCTGACATGATTCAGCAGAAGTATGAGATTAGCACCTCGCATCTGCAAGAAAAAGGCGATTTCCTAGAACAAAGTTTTCATGTGCTTAAAGAAGATGACATCGCCATTATTGGCCGGGTCGGAGAGCATTCTGCGGAACGCAACAAACCAATAGGCAGTAATGTAGAAAATTTTATTCGTGGTGCAAAATGTACCGTCATGACCGTCGGGGAACAGTTTAAGCCACCCACACGATTCATTTTTGCCTATGAATATTCACCAACCTGCATTAATCTGATGAAACGTGTCGCACAAAGTGATTTATTAAGACTCTTACAGTGCCATCTGTTATACGTAGGTGATCATCCGGAAATACTGAATGAACCTTCGCAGTATTTACGTGATGCCGGGATGGATGTGGTGACTGAATACCGTTATGGCGATGTTTCGGAAAATATACTGGAATACCAAAGTGAACATGGCATACAACTGATATTACTGGGTGCATTTAGTCACAGCAAGATTCGCCAATTCTTTTTGGGAAGTGTGGCAACCAGTATCTTCCGAAACTCAACCGTACCCTTATTGGTAGTGAAATAA
- a CDS encoding KpsF/GutQ family sugar-phosphate isomerase, with amino-acid sequence MPNQIDFQKVALETLRIEEQALEILATQIDDRFNRACETILQCRGRLVITGMGKSGHIGRKMAATFASTGTPSFFMHPGEAGHGDLGMLVPGDVLIAISNSGKSDEIMMLMPLIKRLEIPLITISGDDKGPMPQNADVALTLGNIQEACPLGLAPTSSTTATLALGDALAVALLDARGFTADDFALSHPAGALGKRLLLHVEHLMHTGTELPKVSPDTPMNQVLYEISNKRLGLTTIVDQNDVLLGIFTDGDLRRLIDKQQGFDVKLPVSEVMTKNPLTISQDARAVEALERMNEKKINQFVVVDDVNKVIGVISMHDLIQAGVN; translated from the coding sequence ATGCCAAATCAAATAGACTTTCAAAAAGTTGCACTAGAAACTTTGCGTATAGAAGAACAAGCCCTGGAAATATTGGCAACGCAAATTGATGATCGTTTTAATCGTGCTTGCGAAACCATTTTGCAGTGCCGGGGACGTTTAGTCATTACTGGTATGGGAAAATCAGGGCATATCGGCCGTAAAATGGCGGCAACGTTTGCTTCTACAGGTACGCCATCATTCTTTATGCATCCGGGAGAAGCGGGGCATGGTGATTTAGGCATGCTGGTTCCTGGCGATGTGCTGATTGCCATTTCTAACTCGGGCAAGAGTGATGAAATCATGATGCTGATGCCTTTGATCAAGCGTCTGGAAATTCCTCTAATTACCATTAGTGGTGATGACAAAGGCCCTATGCCGCAAAATGCCGATGTCGCTTTAACCTTGGGAAATATCCAGGAAGCCTGTCCACTGGGTCTGGCTCCGACTTCAAGCACCACGGCAACTCTGGCTTTAGGTGATGCCTTGGCAGTTGCCTTACTGGATGCACGTGGTTTTACTGCTGATGATTTTGCTTTATCTCATCCAGCCGGTGCATTAGGTAAACGCTTGTTGTTACATGTCGAACACCTCATGCACACAGGCACAGAATTGCCAAAAGTCTCTCCAGATACACCAATGAATCAGGTTTTATACGAAATTTCAAACAAACGCCTAGGTTTAACCACAATTGTCGATCAAAATGACGTTCTATTGGGTATTTTTACCGACGGTGATTTACGTCGTTTAATTGATAAGCAACAAGGCTTTGATGTGAAATTGCCGGTTTCTGAGGTCATGACTAAAAATCCATTGACCATTTCGCAAGATGCGCGTGCGGTTGAAGCTTTAGAGCGCATGAACGAAAAGAAAATCAATCAATTTGTTGTTGTAGATGATGTAAATAAGGTCATTGGTGTGATTAGCATGCATGACCTGATTCAAGCCGGGGTAAATTAA
- a CDS encoding D-Ala-D-Ala carboxypeptidase family metallohydrolase encodes MKHVLKGLLGLSLVPLVMIGCSTSPQKQGQMPHGKRIFIPQERISLERPIPPKTVPYVYNSWIAIGDNLHRVREYENFLERNGVGNIIPSFELLRSARDWQKCGRPQYMIPNRELWNNQIATLRVFKYLVAAKVLTDFEVTSVYRDLSLNQCAGGANSSRHLFNSAIDFRIGPEVPQAEDYAFIENSKFKLCQFWVQYGQSLNMGLGLYASGQIHIDTQGYRTWGPDHSRHSSMCNF; translated from the coding sequence ATGAAGCATGTTTTAAAGGGCTTACTGGGCTTGAGCTTGGTCCCACTTGTCATGATTGGATGTAGCACATCTCCTCAGAAACAAGGGCAAATGCCCCATGGAAAACGGATCTTCATTCCTCAAGAACGCATTAGCCTTGAACGCCCAATTCCACCTAAAACAGTACCTTATGTTTATAATTCATGGATTGCCATCGGTGATAATTTACATCGTGTCCGTGAATATGAAAATTTTCTGGAACGTAATGGTGTCGGCAATATTATCCCAAGTTTCGAATTGTTGCGTTCTGCCCGTGACTGGCAAAAATGCGGCCGTCCCCAATATATGATTCCTAACCGTGAATTATGGAACAATCAAATTGCAACTTTACGTGTCTTTAAATACCTGGTTGCTGCCAAAGTGCTTACTGACTTTGAAGTAACCTCCGTTTACCGGGATTTGTCACTTAACCAGTGTGCCGGTGGCGCAAATTCATCACGCCACTTATTTAATTCGGCGATCGATTTCCGTATTGGGCCTGAAGTGCCCCAAGCAGAAGATTATGCATTTATTGAAAATAGCAAATTTAAATTATGTCAATTCTGGGTGCAGTACGGACAAAGCCTGAATATGGGACTTGGGCTATATGCTTCTGGTCAAATCCATATTGATACTCAAGGTTACCGCACCTGGGGTCCAGACCACTCACGCCACAGCTCGATGTGTAATTTTTAA
- a CDS encoding acyltransferase, with protein MTEQDPLLKYREQHKHRLNYMPWLYWSLKPKNRGWAEQWQKEYQAYLMEMETVEIGENCFISPLAHIFAEPGRKIMIGDNTFIAADCTLHGPLEIGNEVAINHHCILDGGRMGIKLHDQVRIAAYCHLYAFDHGIELAQPIYQQAVRSQGIEIGQDVWLGAHVGVKDGVKIDAHAIVGMNSMVTKNVEKATIVAGNPARFIRHRD; from the coding sequence ATGACTGAACAGGATCCGCTATTAAAATATCGTGAACAGCACAAGCATCGTTTGAATTACATGCCGTGGCTGTACTGGTCATTAAAACCGAAAAATCGCGGCTGGGCAGAACAGTGGCAAAAAGAATATCAGGCTTATTTGATGGAAATGGAAACTGTCGAAATTGGTGAAAACTGTTTTATTTCACCGCTGGCCCATATTTTTGCCGAGCCAGGCCGGAAAATCATGATTGGTGATAATACTTTCATTGCCGCAGACTGTACCTTGCATGGTCCTTTAGAAATTGGCAATGAAGTGGCCATTAACCATCACTGTATTCTCGATGGTGGGCGCATGGGGATCAAACTGCATGATCAGGTCCGTATAGCTGCATATTGCCATTTATATGCCTTTGACCACGGGATTGAACTTGCACAGCCCATTTACCAGCAAGCGGTACGTTCTCAGGGTATCGAGATTGGGCAAGATGTCTGGCTGGGCGCGCATGTGGGGGTCAAAGATGGTGTTAAAATTGATGCTCATGCCATTGTCGGCATGAACAGTATGGTCACAAAGAATGTTGAAAAGGCAACTATTGTTGCAGGTAATCCGGCCAGGTTTATTCGTCATCGGGATTAA
- a CDS encoding O-methyltransferase, giving the protein MQQMWTEIDAYIDSHLIPEDPILLQTLKNTEDKGFPDHLAVAPNQGMLLQMLIQMNKCKRVLELGTFAAYSTMWLARALPEDGYILTIEGRDTHAALGQENIDNAKLPQTIELKVGRAADVLKALPADFEPFDFVFIDADKQSYPEYLELSLNLSHSGTIIVLDNVIRAGEIINPKNHKPSIEGIRDMFTALQDHPRILSCTALQTVGSKGHDGFALAIVK; this is encoded by the coding sequence ATGCAACAAATGTGGACAGAGATTGATGCTTACATCGATTCACATTTAATTCCAGAAGACCCCATTCTGCTACAGACATTAAAAAATACTGAAGATAAAGGTTTTCCAGATCACCTCGCAGTCGCGCCCAATCAGGGCATGCTGCTGCAAATGCTGATTCAGATGAACAAGTGTAAGCGTGTGCTTGAACTGGGTACCTTTGCTGCCTACAGTACAATGTGGTTGGCTCGTGCGCTACCAGAAGATGGTTACATTCTGACCATTGAGGGTCGTGATACTCATGCAGCTTTGGGTCAGGAAAATATCGATAATGCCAAACTTCCGCAGACCATTGAGCTTAAAGTGGGGCGTGCAGCAGATGTATTAAAGGCATTGCCTGCAGATTTTGAACCATTTGACTTTGTGTTTATTGATGCCGACAAACAGAGTTATCCAGAGTATCTAGAACTCAGCTTAAACTTGTCCCATTCAGGGACTATTATTGTGCTGGATAACGTGATTCGTGCTGGCGAGATCATTAATCCTAAAAACCACAAACCTAGTATTGAAGGTATTCGCGATATGTTTACAGCCTTGCAAGACCATCCTCGAATTTTGTCTTGTACTGCATTACAAACAGTTGGTAGCAAAGGACATGATGGCTTTGCGCTTGCCATAGTGAAATAA
- the lptC gene encoding LPS export ABC transporter periplasmic protein LptC — translation MDTKVLYLTAIAIAAISGGYYYYSGKGNKLEVDSARSMTYSAEKINLTQTDDNGNLYARAQVDRMEQDMQKETAKLENLNASLYKNGAVDATFYAKVANSYDDNQKVILSGNVVATKLMQQGKMQFQTQELTGYPDTREIETDKQVIVQSPQAEFVSQGLKANLNDGQYEFFNIRGKYEPQS, via the coding sequence ATGGATACAAAAGTTTTATACCTAACTGCTATAGCAATTGCAGCTATAAGTGGTGGTTACTACTATTACAGTGGTAAGGGCAACAAGCTCGAGGTTGACTCAGCCAGAAGCATGACCTATTCCGCTGAAAAAATTAACCTGACTCAAACCGATGACAACGGTAATTTGTATGCCCGTGCTCAGGTCGATCGTATGGAACAGGACATGCAAAAAGAAACGGCCAAACTCGAAAACCTGAATGCTTCCCTGTATAAGAATGGCGCAGTTGATGCTACTTTTTATGCCAAAGTGGCGAACAGTTATGATGATAATCAAAAGGTGATTCTGTCGGGCAATGTTGTGGCGACCAAGTTGATGCAACAGGGCAAAATGCAGTTTCAGACTCAGGAATTAACCGGATATCCTGACACTCGGGAAATAGAGACAGACAAACAGGTCATTGTGCAATCTCCGCAAGCTGAATTTGTAAGCCAGGGGCTGAAAGCCAATTTAAATGACGGTCAATACGAATTTTTTAATATTCGAGGAAAATATGAACCACAATCTTAA
- the mutS gene encoding DNA mismatch repair protein MutS translates to MSYPEIMADLSTLTPMMQQYMSVKMQHPHSLMFYRMGDFYELFFDDAHKAAKLLGITLTHRGKANGEPIPMAGVPYHAAEGYLARLVKKGETVVICEQLGEGESAGSRGKAPMERGVVRIITPGTLTDDALLNSHQSSNLVALCLHQGQIGIALLDLSAGIFKVQQQEFHHEQLAIELSRLMPSEIVVDEDIVDPNIIEQIKKQLDCPVTRRPNVDFNLNNAQKTLCDQFAVSTLSGFGIDHLPLAKAAAAALIHYAKETQKTALPHIRSIQLEQSSDFIALDPVTRRNLELVEPLFEHGTSLFQLINDCQTAMGGRLLSRTLMQPLRDTKILDARLDAIAAMLSGYHETPIRLVLKEISDIERVLSRVALGSARPRDLVQLRQACAQIPFLRHALQPMMQTKQSVLIQQLTDELGDFNGLHQRLMSAIVENPPVLLRDGNVIAEGFDSELDELRKIRDHAGQFLIDLETQERANTGISTLKIGYNRVSGYYIELTRAQAEQAPDHYIRRQTLKNAERYITPELKSFEDKVLSSESRALAREKMLFEMLLDELRQDIGNLQMMSSAIAQIDMLANFAHQARLRNWSRPEFSPEIGVKIVAGRHPVVEALSKTAFTPNDTTLDFNHRMAIVTGPNMGGKSTFMRQTALISLLAYCGSYVPAKSAVLGPIDRVFTRIGSADDLSTGKSTFMVEMTETSQILHHATNQSLVLMDEVGRGTSTYDGLSLAWACVIDLSKRIKCLCLFATHYFELTELGKESGIDNYHVTAKELNGNLILLHKVQHGPASQSHGLQVAKLAGIPASVIKEAQNRLKILEKQQHQQVNKVVQNDLFSAIDEPAVEIIERVVEIEKDSPALRLLRSLDVDNLSPREALQQIYALKDALES, encoded by the coding sequence ATGAGTTACCCGGAAATCATGGCTGATCTTTCCACTTTAACGCCGATGATGCAGCAGTACATGAGCGTCAAAATGCAGCACCCGCACTCCCTGATGTTTTATCGCATGGGTGACTTTTATGAACTGTTTTTTGACGATGCCCATAAAGCCGCCAAATTACTGGGGATTACCTTAACCCACCGCGGTAAGGCCAATGGCGAACCGATTCCCATGGCAGGTGTTCCCTATCATGCCGCTGAAGGCTATTTGGCCCGTCTGGTCAAAAAAGGCGAAACCGTGGTCATTTGCGAACAGCTTGGTGAGGGCGAGAGCGCAGGCTCTCGCGGAAAGGCACCTATGGAGCGTGGTGTGGTGCGTATCATCACTCCGGGCACCCTGACCGATGATGCGCTATTGAACAGTCATCAGTCTTCCAATCTGGTTGCACTCTGCTTACATCAGGGGCAAATTGGTATTGCATTGCTGGATTTAAGTGCCGGTATTTTCAAGGTACAACAACAAGAGTTTCATCACGAACAACTGGCAATTGAACTTTCCCGCTTAATGCCAAGTGAAATTGTGGTAGATGAAGATATTGTCGATCCCAATATTATCGAGCAGATCAAAAAACAACTCGACTGCCCAGTGACCCGTCGTCCGAATGTCGATTTCAACCTGAATAATGCACAAAAAACCTTATGTGACCAGTTCGCGGTATCTACCCTGTCCGGCTTCGGAATTGACCATTTACCGCTGGCCAAAGCGGCGGCAGCGGCACTGATCCATTATGCCAAAGAAACCCAGAAAACTGCTTTACCGCATATCCGCTCGATTCAGCTAGAACAAAGCAGTGATTTTATTGCGCTAGATCCGGTCACGCGTCGCAATCTGGAACTGGTTGAACCTCTATTTGAACATGGTACATCCTTGTTCCAGCTGATCAATGACTGCCAGACTGCCATGGGTGGCCGACTGCTCAGCCGTACACTGATGCAGCCTTTACGCGACACCAAAATACTGGATGCCCGTTTGGATGCCATTGCCGCTATGTTGAGCGGTTATCATGAAACACCGATTCGTCTGGTCCTGAAAGAAATTAGCGATATTGAACGTGTACTGAGCCGTGTCGCTTTAGGCAGTGCACGTCCGCGTGATCTGGTACAACTACGTCAGGCCTGTGCGCAAATTCCTTTTTTACGCCATGCCCTACAGCCAATGATGCAGACTAAGCAATCCGTTCTAATTCAGCAGCTGACAGATGAACTAGGGGATTTTAATGGCCTGCATCAACGCCTGATGTCTGCGATTGTCGAAAACCCTCCGGTATTACTCCGTGATGGCAATGTCATTGCAGAAGGATTTGACAGTGAACTGGATGAGCTGCGTAAAATCCGTGATCATGCAGGCCAGTTCCTGATTGATCTGGAAACTCAAGAACGTGCCAACACCGGCATTTCAACCCTGAAAATTGGCTATAATCGTGTCAGTGGCTACTATATTGAACTGACTCGTGCTCAAGCCGAGCAGGCACCGGATCATTATATCCGTCGCCAGACCTTAAAAAATGCCGAGCGTTATATCACGCCGGAACTGAAATCTTTTGAAGATAAAGTCCTGTCCAGCGAATCACGTGCCCTTGCGCGTGAAAAAATGCTGTTTGAAATGCTGCTGGATGAATTACGTCAAGACATTGGCAATTTACAGATGATGAGCAGCGCTATTGCCCAGATTGACATGCTGGCCAATTTTGCCCATCAGGCGCGTTTACGCAACTGGTCCCGTCCAGAATTCAGCCCTGAAATTGGGGTTAAAATTGTTGCAGGCCGGCATCCTGTGGTGGAAGCCTTAAGCAAAACTGCTTTTACCCCGAACGATACCACACTAGACTTTAACCACCGTATGGCCATTGTGACCGGTCCGAATATGGGCGGCAAATCCACCTTTATGCGTCAAACCGCACTGATCAGTTTACTGGCCTATTGCGGTTCCTATGTGCCTGCAAAGTCCGCAGTATTAGGCCCGATTGATCGCGTGTTTACCCGTATTGGTTCAGCAGATGACTTATCGACCGGTAAATCGACTTTTATGGTGGAGATGACCGAAACTTCGCAAATTCTGCATCATGCCACCAACCAGTCTTTGGTACTGATGGATGAAGTCGGACGCGGAACCAGTACCTATGATGGTTTGTCTCTAGCCTGGGCTTGTGTGATTGACCTGAGCAAACGGATTAAGTGCCTGTGCCTGTTTGCGACTCATTATTTCGAGTTGACCGAACTGGGCAAGGAATCAGGAATTGATAACTATCATGTCACAGCCAAAGAGCTGAACGGTAATTTAATCCTGCTACACAAGGTTCAGCACGGCCCTGCCAGTCAAAGCCATGGCTTACAGGTAGCAAAACTGGCCGGTATTCCTGCCAGCGTGATTAAAGAAGCACAAAATCGGTTAAAGATTCTGGAAAAACAGCAACATCAACAGGTCAATAAGGTAGTACAAAATGACTTGTTTAGTGCGATCGATGAACCGGCTGTAGAAATTATTGAACGTGTAGTGGAAATTGAAAAAGATAGCCCTGCACTAAGGTTGTTAAGATCGCTGGATGTAGACAATCTTTCTCCCCGGGAAGCCTTGCAACAAATTTATGCTTTAAAAGATGCCCTGGAAAGCTAA
- a CDS encoding IMPACT family protein, with translation MPFTIASSVTFEEDIKKSRFQAIATPVENEQDVKNFLEFHKDITTTHQCWAWKIGHNVRFNDDGEPSGTAGRPILATIEGNELTNIIVLVNRWFGGIKLGTGGLVRAYGGCAGQCLVLAEKIELIEKKKVSFACQFNEWAIFQYELNQQNIEFQEQYTATGVQVEALLQVHQIQPLALKIQDVTRGREQLKIVEEPNHD, from the coding sequence ATGCCATTTACAATTGCCTCATCCGTTACTTTCGAAGAAGACATTAAAAAAAGTCGCTTTCAGGCGATTGCTACACCAGTAGAAAATGAACAGGATGTCAAAAACTTTTTAGAGTTCCATAAAGATATCACCACCACACATCAGTGCTGGGCCTGGAAAATTGGTCATAATGTTCGTTTTAATGATGATGGTGAACCATCAGGTACTGCGGGAAGACCGATTTTGGCAACCATTGAAGGCAATGAATTAACCAATATCATCGTTCTGGTCAATCGCTGGTTTGGCGGTATTAAACTCGGAACGGGCGGGCTAGTTCGGGCCTACGGTGGTTGTGCAGGGCAGTGCCTGGTACTGGCGGAAAAAATTGAACTGATTGAAAAAAAGAAAGTCAGCTTTGCCTGTCAGTTTAATGAATGGGCCATTTTTCAGTATGAGTTGAACCAGCAAAACATCGAATTTCAAGAACAATATACTGCCACAGGCGTACAGGTCGAAGCCTTGTTACAAGTTCATCAAATTCAGCCTTTGGCACTGAAAATTCAGGATGTGACTCGCGGACGTGAACAACTGAAAATTGTAGAAGAGCCGAACCATGACTGA
- the fdxA gene encoding ferredoxin FdxA: MTFVVTENCIKCKYQDCVEVCPVDCFYEGPNFLVINPDECIDCALCEPECPANAIFSEDELPEGQEVFIELNADLSQKWPNITQIGDQPADREEWNGKADKLQYLEK; encoded by the coding sequence ATGACCTTTGTTGTCACTGAAAATTGTATTAAATGTAAATACCAAGACTGCGTAGAAGTTTGTCCGGTAGATTGTTTCTACGAAGGTCCAAATTTCCTCGTGATTAATCCAGATGAATGTATTGACTGCGCATTATGCGAACCTGAATGCCCGGCAAATGCTATTTTCTCGGAAGATGAGTTGCCTGAAGGTCAGGAAGTCTTTATTGAGCTGAATGCCGATCTTTCACAAAAATGGCCAAACATCACTCAAATTGGTGACCAGCCTGCCGATCGTGAAGAATGGAACGGTAAAGCCGACAAGTTACAATACTTGGAAAAATAA
- a CDS encoding KdsC family phosphatase: MASYILLEQARYVEALVLDVDGILSDGFVTLTNTGDEIKSFDIRDGLGMKLVQKAGVKVIIITGRKSNIVEKRMSDLGVDLVFQGREDKGTALREACAQLNVAPEDCLYMGDDWPDLSAFAIAGMKVTVPNGHVEVRRRADLVTQAMGGRGAVREICDMILMAKGAYEQLLETYTDAPH, encoded by the coding sequence ATGGCATCTTATATTTTATTGGAACAGGCACGTTATGTTGAAGCCTTGGTTCTTGATGTCGACGGGATTCTGAGTGATGGTTTTGTCACCCTGACCAATACCGGGGATGAAATCAAGTCCTTTGATATCCGTGATGGTTTAGGTATGAAACTCGTACAGAAAGCCGGTGTAAAAGTCATTATTATTACTGGACGTAAAAGTAATATTGTGGAAAAGCGCATGTCTGACTTGGGCGTAGACCTGGTTTTTCAGGGTCGTGAAGATAAAGGTACTGCATTACGCGAAGCCTGTGCCCAATTGAATGTTGCTCCAGAAGACTGTTTGTATATGGGTGATGACTGGCCTGATCTTTCGGCATTTGCAATTGCAGGTATGAAAGTGACTGTTCCCAATGGTCATGTTGAAGTTCGACGCCGTGCTGACCTTGTAACCCAGGCCATGGGTGGTCGTGGTGCAGTGCGTGAAATCTGTGACATGATTCTGATGGCTAAAGGAGCTTATGAACAGCTACTTGAAACCTATACCGATGCCCCACATTAA
- the lptA gene encoding lipopolysaccharide transport periplasmic protein LptA: MNHNLKLTLPKTLLKQAALAGWVVFSSAAAFAIPSDRNQPISLVADRATYNEKTGVTTYSGNVIIEQGTMRLQANSIVANLNSQKQISSITATGGPARFQQQTEVNKGLAKGQAQKILYNAQTGIITLSGNAFLQQDGASIRGNTLKYSMNKGDVEATGTPNNTGSSSGRVQIIIPPSSSKTFPGARD; the protein is encoded by the coding sequence ATGAACCACAATCTTAAGCTTACATTGCCTAAAACCTTGCTTAAACAAGCAGCTTTAGCCGGTTGGGTTGTATTCTCGTCGGCAGCTGCATTTGCCATTCCATCTGACCGAAATCAGCCTATTTCATTGGTCGCAGACCGTGCAACCTATAATGAAAAAACCGGGGTGACGACCTATAGCGGGAATGTCATCATCGAACAGGGCACCATGAGATTGCAAGCTAACTCTATTGTTGCCAATCTGAACAGTCAAAAACAGATTAGTAGCATTACAGCGACAGGCGGTCCTGCACGTTTTCAACAGCAAACCGAGGTCAATAAAGGCTTGGCGAAAGGTCAGGCTCAGAAGATTCTTTATAATGCCCAAACAGGCATTATCACCTTGTCCGGCAATGCATTTTTACAGCAGGATGGGGCAAGTATTCGCGGTAATACTTTGAAATACAGCATGAATAAAGGTGATGTTGAAGCGACAGGTACACCGAACAATACTGGCTCATCTTCAGGTCGCGTACAAATTATTATTCCACCATCTAGCTCAAAAACGTTCCCAGGAGCACGTGATTAA
- the lptB gene encoding LPS export ABC transporter ATP-binding protein, with product MDQPLNQPQTLCIKHLAKNYSKRWVVKDVSFQMQSGQIVGLLGPNGAGKTTSFYMVVGLVRMNKGEIHLDDLDLSDLAMHERARKGIGYLPQEASIFRKLTISENIMAILETRKDLNKQQRQQRLNELLADFKITHIKDSLGMSVSGGERRRAEIARALAADPKFMLLDEPFAGVDPISVADIKDIIRELKDRGIGVLITDHNVRDTLAICEHAYIVSEGAVIAEGTPQEVLENDTVRKVYLGEDFTV from the coding sequence ATGGATCAACCGCTAAATCAGCCCCAAACATTGTGTATTAAACATCTGGCAAAAAACTATAGTAAAAGATGGGTTGTGAAAGATGTCTCTTTTCAGATGCAGAGTGGACAGATTGTAGGCTTACTTGGTCCAAACGGTGCGGGTAAAACCACAAGTTTCTATATGGTGGTGGGTTTAGTTCGGATGAACAAAGGTGAGATTCATTTGGATGATCTTGATTTGTCAGACTTGGCCATGCATGAACGTGCCCGTAAAGGCATTGGTTATTTGCCGCAAGAAGCCTCAATTTTTAGAAAACTGACGATTTCTGAAAACATTATGGCAATTCTTGAAACCCGTAAGGATTTGAACAAGCAACAGCGTCAACAGCGTTTAAATGAACTATTGGCAGATTTTAAAATCACGCATATTAAGGATTCACTGGGGATGAGTGTGTCTGGTGGTGAGCGCCGCCGTGCTGAAATTGCCCGTGCTTTGGCGGCCGATCCCAAGTTCATGTTGTTGGATGAGCCTTTCGCGGGGGTTGATCCTATTTCTGTAGCGGACATCAAGGATATTATCCGTGAGCTTAAAGACCGCGGAATTGGTGTATTGATTACCGATCATAACGTACGGGATACATTAGCGATTTGTGAGCATGCCTATATTGTCAGTGAAGGTGCGGTAATTGCAGAAGGTACACCGCAAGAAGTGCTTGAAAATGACACTGTGCGCAAAGTCTATTTGGGTGAAGATTTTACTGTTTAA